In the genome of Hevea brasiliensis isolate MT/VB/25A 57/8 chromosome 14, ASM3005281v1, whole genome shotgun sequence, the window TTTAAAAAATGGAAAGTTACAAAGCAGACTTGTTTAATTTCAATAATCTTTTACACCCACTTATCCCTCACACCTCATATGATGCAATATGTGAGGTGTATTGCAATATCATTCATCAATTAGTGTCTTCATATATCATTTTCTACACATTAAGAgaaattatcaattttttttttaatttttatatttcaaataattGTAAAAATTAACTAAACTAGTAAATTTTTATCATgtctaaaataattattaatataaaattatatatattatttaaataattttatatcaataatttaaatataacatgcttgtttcatttttttatataaaaaattaaaaaaattattatttggtTTATATACTTTACTTTTTaacttttatatatttaaaaaaatatattatttaatatatgaatTTTACTTCTGTTAAACTGCTAAATCTCttcatcaataaattttaatgtcaattaaattattatttaattatttttttaataaaattacttagTGGGTCCTTTTATTTTAGAAACACATtagttaatatttataatttaattatattaacactttagtttttttaattattttttatatttaaattagctTATCCCGCTActcttatttttttcttattatcaagaaaaattattttttaatagaaaaaacgaaaaaatataaataatttaaaaaaaataaaatttttattttcatctataaatatatttttaaaatataaaaataaattaattaattatattaaaataaaaatttaaataataatatttttaaaatataaaaattaacttattaattttattaaaatagagagatttaataataatttaactgatttattaaaatatattaattaataaaaaaattattaaaaaaattaaataattgataaaaaataaaatatataaaattaaataatatatttttaaaatataaaaattaaataataaattttattaaaatattaaaattaaataataattcatCTTAAAAATTTATAACAGTAATATCAAGtctgaaaattttcaataaaaaataattcgGATGCTGCCACGTCAAACAACAACCCAGCAACAGCTGACACGTAAACATCAAAAGGCcaacataaataaataataaaaacaataattatattattttaaaaatttattacccAAAACCTTCATTGGTTGCAACTCCCTTGGTCCTTTGTTGTTCCTATAAAAACTGGACTACTGGTCTTTTTTACCCTTATAGAAATTCATCTTATCTCCCAAAGCTGGTAGTTGTCATCATATTctcaaagtctttctaatcaatcaAAGCAAAATAATTAGATCTCTCTTCTACCCAAAACCCCTCTCCTACCAGAAGCGAAACAACAGAGAATGAGCTATTACAACCAGAACCAGCCTCCTGTTGGTGTTCCTCCTCCTCAAGGTGCACCCGCTTTCAATTCTCCTTATTCTTCTTGCATTAACGATTGgggttgttttctttttttttttttttgttaatgggTTTAgttgatttttcctttttttttttgtggtgttCTTGTTATCAAGTTATTGGGGATTTATGGGTTCTGTTTTGTTTTTGTTAGTGTCCCATTAATTGATGGGATCTAATAGATCTGATGTTGATATCGATGAGGTTTTGGTTCTAATTTTTTTGGGTATGAATTGATTAATTGAGTATAGGTTATCCACCAGAAGGGTATCCTAAGGACGCGTATCCCCCGCCGGGATATCCCGCACAAGGATATCCTCCTCAAGGTTATCCTCCACCGGGATATGGTCCTCCCCCTCCAGGTTATGGCCCTCAGTACGGTCAGCCGCCGCCTCCTCAACAGAGCAGCAGTGTTGGCTGTTTGGAAGGATGGTATGCCCTCCCTCTTTCTCTAACATGCATTTTTAAATTCTAGATGTGAAATTGTTGAGCCGACGTTAGAGGATCCAGATCTGTGGTATTGGTTCAACTCGTCGAGAACGAGTCGACTCAGTCAAGATATTACCATGGATTCATTTTATCCGAGTCAATTGGAATCTGTCATGTTTGTCCCCGTCAATTAACGGTGCGCAAATAGACCGTGATTTGCTTCGGTCAATTTATTACCCATATTGCCCTCCATCTTTTTGGGTAATTCTGAAGGTTCTTTTTTCGGTCATTAAAGACCGTGTTTGGATGAAGGTCAAAAACTTGCTGCTTTACAAAAAATACTTTTTTTAAATATAGTaattatagtattaaaaattattttaaaaattcagtgTTTTTCTAATGAAAAAAATGCTTATTGAATCCTTAAATCTCAATCTCAACCAGCAAGAAATTGAGACATATTTTTGGGATTTGTGCAAAACATAGTACTTGTATGCCTGCCATTGTAATTATTTGTTCCTGCAATTTGGATTTTCCAAGTACAATGTCATACTTTTGCGGTTTTGTTTTGGACTTTTGGTgactatttaataaaataattggcTTTAGCACAATGGGTTACTTCATTCATCTCAAAATTCAACTCAATTCGGCTGTTTTATGATTCATTTTTTTACCAATATAAAGAAAAACTAcaatagtgaaatacaagaacaAGGTCATATATTTGTGAGAAGAAAAGGGTATCTAATCAATAATGTATCTAACTTACACGGGTTGCAGGTTTTAGATATCCAACTTGCAGCCTCTGAGCCTGTCTTTATGCTGTTTAGGCAAATGCCAACTTGCTTTTTCTTTCTGCCTTTGTCCTCAAATACTAAATAATTTTGATTTGAGTTGGAAACCCAATAATTAATGGTTATTTTATTGTACTAATCAGTGATAATAATGTGGTTTTGACTTGTGCAGTTTGGCTGCACTGTGCTGTTGCTGTTTGCTAGATGCGTGCTTTTGAGGATGAAAGAAAGCGTTGGGAGGGGTTATGATTCATTGAAGTGTAACTTTAATAGAGATTCCATTAAATCTCTCCCATAAGCCTATCCAATTTAAAGTTTCCCTCTCCTTTATTTTTAATCTTCTGATAACGTGTTTATCTTGAACAAGTAATTTGAaccctttttctcttttttaagtGGAAGTGAATAGTTGCTACATAACTTTCTTATTTCTTATGTGCTCATTggtttacacacacacacacacacacatatatatatatatatatatgtatacacattCTTTAAGATTTATTAGGCGTCTTAACTTGTGGAGTATTATAGCCTAGTTTGGCTTAGTCATCCAATAATTAAAGACATATTATAGGTGTTAAAGTTGAGTCTCCGCGCCTTCCACTCCCTCTCCTTATTGCTTTGGTTTGCAGATTCTGTTTATACATTTGTTTTCTTTATGATAATAAGAAGCTATTAAGAATGATCTGTCTTTATGAGTGAAGAGAAAGATGGAAATGATGAATGGCCATTGGAAAGCAATCCTGGTTCCGCTTTATGCAATTGTTTTGTTGCCGTGAGGATAAGGATTGGTAAATTATGGTGGAGATACAAGCACTGTACGTAGTTGACTTTGGCGTGTAGTTTTTTTTCTATAAGATCTTTTTTAGGAATATTAATTATTAGCCACTATTTTCAATAACAGTTTTCAATAATCGCCACTTCAATACTTGCTTtatatttgttatattattgattcatattatttattttttaaattttttttatttatatatttgttatattattgattcatattatttattttccaaatttttttattttattttcatatttatcattaaaagataaattaaaattttttcccattatttattcacatatttatttattattaactattaaagaattaaaaaaaattataaaaagaaaaatagattATATGGGTTAATAATATAATAAGTATTAAAAGTGATTGTCTAGAATTTATTCTAATTGTTTGATGAAAATATTTATCTTATTTAAGaaatgtaaaaaaataattaatataaaatatttttaatttaaaataaaagaatttttttttaaaacaaattatttttattttttaaattttaataattttattaaaataagagaatatttttatttatatatatatatatatatatatatatatatataatatttttttaaaagatattttcataaaaatattttttttcgtgAAAAAAAAAGGAAGCTTAGTTCTCTTAATGTAGCCTATTCGGATAGGTGGTCCACTCCTAATGTATTCATATTTCATAGTGCTCTACGAGTGGTTGGATTTGGTAGgcatatagaaaaaaaaattttcggTCAAcgtataaaatgaaataataaaatattataaaaaaataattttaatattttataattggaTTCAACAAAATTTAATATCttcaaaattaaaaaacaattatattatttattaatttatcatatgaataaattaatatcaaacatatatatttatttcaattaattttaaattttattaaaaaaatttaataatatgtaaaaaaaaaattagaaaaagaaaagatcCATTGACCCATTTCTGTCAAATACATCTGTCACTGGTTAGATTTCATTTCATGAAATATAACTGGCACAAATAGACTATTTGTCTGTATTGTTTGAAAAAGTTGATTTGGTTCATTTTTTTCATTgaatttgatttggttttctcttaaaatttaattaatttggttTTTGGTCATTTTCATTGAATCAAACCGATTCAAGCACAGCCCCCACAAGACAGACCACTTGACATATGACAAGACAGAATTCATTTTCCTCCAAAATGTAGAATAACTAGCTTTGGATTTTATTATGGAGTTGATTTTTGTCATTTCACTATTATAgaagaaaaaaattcaaaaaaaaaagcaACGAATTGATTAATTggcattatttattaatattattttcagtagatttatttttatattatggcaattgaagaataaaaataaatagaaattaggTTGAACATGCCTCATTTTCTAGCCAATTATAAGC includes:
- the LOC110653119 gene encoding cysteine-rich and transmembrane domain-containing protein WIH2: MSYYNQNQPPVGVPPPQGYPPEGYPKDAYPPPGYPAQGYPPQGYPPPGYGPPPPGYGPQYGQPPPPQQSSSVGCLEGCLAALCCCCLLDACF